The following nucleotide sequence is from Streptomyces bathyalis.
GCATCATGCCGACCGTCCGCCACGCCTTGGAGCGCTGGAAGGCGCCGGTGAGGGTGAAGCGGTCGCTGGCGGTGGCGGTGCGGTAGCGCTGGTTGTTGTCGATCCACAGCCCCGACATGAGCGTGGAGTGGGCCAGCCAGCTGCCGGCGCCCGTCGTCGGTGAGGTGAGCCAGCCGCTCCGGGAGGAGAACCCCGCCTCGCGCAGCCGGCCGGTCTGGTTCTCGAGCACCGCGCCGACGCGGGGCGCCATTCTCGGGTCCTGGACGGCGCCCCGCCCGTAGCTCTCGACGAAGGCGAAGATGACGTCCTTGCCCCGCAGTCCGTTCAGCAGCTTGCCGGGCGGGGTGCCGCGGAAGTCGTCGACCGCGGCCTGTTGCGAGAACTCCCGCCCGTCGTTCAGCCCCTTCCTCAGCAGCATCACACGCTCCTGCACCTGCCTGGAGGTGGCCTTGGCGGCGAACGGTATGCCCTCGACGAGCTGAAGGCCGAGCGTCGAGACGGTGATCCAGGCGACCCCCAGCATGAGGGTGGTGCGGGTCGCCAAGGTGCTGTGGCGGAGCACGATGCCGCTCAGCCTGCGCACCGCCAGAGTCACGAGAACGACCAGGAGGAGAGCCAGGATCACGATGCCGGCGACCGCGACGGCCGCACCGGTCCGGCCCAGCGTCGAGCTGAGGAACTCCTCGGCGTCGTCGAACAGGATCCAGTCGAGCACCGGGTCGAAGGGCCGGTCGAGGACCGAGTAGAAGCCCATGTCGAGGAACTTCACGAGGGTCAGCAGGCCGAGGACCGCCCCGGCGGTCAGCGAGACCGCGCGGCCCGCCTTCGGCGGCAGGAGGATCAGTACGGCGGCGAGGTATATCGCTTCCACAGGCAGGCGGACGAACGAGCCGGGGGCGACGCGGTCCAGCGAGTTCGGCACGAGGAGGGCGAAGAGCACGAGAAGGGCGGCCAGACCGGTTGTCACTCGCGGCACGCTCCGCGCGAGGAGCGGGTACCTGGCCCGGCATCTGTCCCGGTACTCGGCCCGGATCGCGGCCAGTCGCCGGACTCCTGCCATGACTCTCCCGCGCGCGGCGGTGCCGTCACTCGCCGCGGCCTCGCGATCGGCGGCCGCGTCGTCCCGGGGGAGGTCGTCCGCCGTGGCCGACGTATCCGTTTCCGGCTTCTGACGGGAGCTTGAGAAGAGCGACACCCCGGAGGTCCTTCCGCGCGAAACCCGGTGCCGGCGCGGTGGACCGGGCCGGAGGGACCGGGGAACGCCGCAGGCCGTACTGCACGCGGGGACCCGGCGGGATCTTCCGGGCTGCCCCGCGCGGGCAGCGTATGGCGGCGGCGCACGCGGGTCGGCGGGTTGTCCAAGCGTTCAGACGCCGTTTCCACCGGTACGAAGGCTCCGTCAACTGCCAGGACACTCGCGGCAGTCGATGACCTCGCATGATGCCGGACCGGCGGGGTCGCCCGATCGGGCAGTCGCGGTGCCCGGCTCCGGTTCCTCGTCGTGCAGACGCCACGCCAGTACGCCTGCGGGCAGCCAGAGCATCAGGTGGAGGAGGAAGGGCAAGGCGATCGCGCCATGGCCGCCGCGCGACGAGCGCGAATCGCCAACTGCCCAGTCGCAGAAGCCACTTGCCAGGAGGACCCCGCTGGTAGCCTGCGCCGCTGTGCCCCTCCTGTCCGCCTCGCACCGACCAGCTGGGCCCACGGGGGCGCGGAACCGACCGCCCGCACCCCTCCAACCCGAGGAAGTCTCATGACCGGCAATGGACGTTTCGCCTCCCTCTCACCCGCGACCGGGGAAGAGCTCGCCGACTATCCGGTGCACGGCCCCGCGGACGTGGATGCAGCGGTCGACGACGCGCGTGAGGCGGCCAGGGGCTGGGCGAGGGCGGGCTGGAAGGGACGCAGGGCGGCCCTCCTCGCCTTCAAGCGCGCGCTGGCCACGCGTACGGGTGAGATCGCCGAGGTCGTCGCCGCCGAGACCGGCAAGACGGATCACGACGCGCGCAGCGAGGTGCTTCTCGCCGTCATCCATCTCGACTGGGCGGCCCGTCACGCCCGTCGCGTGCTGGGCCGCCGCCGGGTCTCTTCGGGGATGCTGTCCGCGCATCAGCGGGCGCTGCTGGCGTACCGGCCATTGGGCGTCGTCGGGGTGATCGGCCCGTGGAACTACCCCGTTCACACCCCCATGGGCTCGATCGGCTACGCCCTCGCGGCGGGCAACGGCGTGGTCTTCAAACCGTCCGAACTCACGCCGGGCACAGGCGTTCTGCTCTCGCGGGTCTGGAGCGAGACGCTGCCGGAGCACGCGAATCTGCTGTGCACCGTCACCGGTCAGGGCTCCACCGGGGAGGCGCTGGCGCGCTCCGGCGTGGACAAGGTGGCCTTCACCGGGTCGCCCGGTACGGCGCGCAAGGTCGCCGCCGCCTGCGCGGAGTCCCTGACCCCGCTGGTGGCCGAAGGCGGCGGGAAGGACGCGGTGCTGGTGGGCGGCGACCTGGACGACGCGGGTCTGGACAGGGCGGCGGAGGCCATCGTGTGGGGCGCGCTGTCGAACGCGGGGCAGACCTGCGCGGGCGTCGAGCGGGTGTACGCGGTCGCGTCCGTGCACGAGGCGCTGTGCGAGCGCATCGTGCGGAGGGCGCGGCACGTCGTGACCGGGCCGGCGGAGTTGCAGCCCACCGGGAACGGGACCGGAAACGGGTCAGGGGATGGGTCAGGGGACGGGACCGCGGACGTCGATGCGGGCGGCAATGACGGCGTCCACTACGGTCCGCTGACC
It contains:
- a CDS encoding sulfatase, with the translated sequence MTTGLAALLVLFALLVPNSLDRVAPGSFVRLPVEAIYLAAVLILLPPKAGRAVSLTAGAVLGLLTLVKFLDMGFYSVLDRPFDPVLDWILFDDAEEFLSSTLGRTGAAVAVAGIVILALLLVVLVTLAVRRLSGIVLRHSTLATRTTLMLGVAWITVSTLGLQLVEGIPFAAKATSRQVQERVMLLRKGLNDGREFSQQAAVDDFRGTPPGKLLNGLRGKDVIFAFVESYGRGAVQDPRMAPRVGAVLENQTGRLREAGFSSRSGWLTSPTTGAGSWLAHSTLMSGLWIDNNQRYRTATASDRFTLTGAFQRSKAWRTVGMMPGVRRSWPEGQFYHFDKIYDSREMGYRGPMFSWSPVPDQFTLRAFERLEHGKKDRRPLMTTAILATSHNPWAPLPSTVGWDQLGDGSLFHAQKRAGKDPKDVWKDPRQVRTEYRRSIEYSIRNLTDYVARYGGKDTVLVFLGDHQPVPVVVGNHVSRDVPISIVAHDPKVMERMSGWGWDEGLKPGKKAPVWRMDSFRDRFLTTFGPGPGTKND
- a CDS encoding aldehyde dehydrogenase family protein, which encodes MTGNGRFASLSPATGEELADYPVHGPADVDAAVDDAREAARGWARAGWKGRRAALLAFKRALATRTGEIAEVVAAETGKTDHDARSEVLLAVIHLDWAARHARRVLGRRRVSSGMLSAHQRALLAYRPLGVVGVIGPWNYPVHTPMGSIGYALAAGNGVVFKPSELTPGTGVLLSRVWSETLPEHANLLCTVTGQGSTGEALARSGVDKVAFTGSPGTARKVAAACAESLTPLVAEGGGKDAVLVGGDLDDAGLDRAAEAIVWGALSNAGQTCAGVERVYAVASVHEALCERIVRRARHVVTGPAELQPTGNGTGNGSGDGSGDGTADVDAGGNDGVHYGPLTLPSQLGIVERHLKEALGAGARVLLGGPDSVRAPYVHPVVLADVPEDSPLMQEETFGPLVAVNSVRDLDEAVELANASRYALGAAVFTGSRRSGEAAAEKLRAGVVSVGSVLGFAAIPSLPFGGSGESGYGRVHGEEGLRTFAAPHAITVRRFAPLADLTSYATPRAKASRMVELARRLHTRM